Genomic segment of Zingiber officinale cultivar Zhangliang chromosome 11B, Zo_v1.1, whole genome shotgun sequence:
CCATAACAAAATATCATATGAGATGCTAACATTGGAAAAATCATCTGATAATGGCCTTCAATCagaaaaaattatttatgttTGACCAAATTAGTTAATTAGATAAATGTGGTTCTGTTGTCTGAGATTGGCAAATAGTGGCTTGGATCAAAACTAACAAAGAAACTCCAGTGAACATTTCAGCTGGAATTGTTTCACAATAGTCTGAAGTGACTCAAGTCGGTTACTTTTTCAACATCTGAAAGAATGTTTTCATGAAAGTGGTATTGTATACTGATAGATTAGCaacttttctagaaataaatctaactGCAATTGTTAACTCTTGAAATATACCTCACTTGTTTTCCAATAATGAACAAAGAGCAGAATAGTTCTTGTTGGCTTCCACCATAATGTGCAACATTGATTGCCAACTACAGTTTGACAAGTGGACAACAATAATGTATTAAGAAACTATACATACTAACTGTCAGATCATTAAAATCTCTAGAAGTAATCATAGATCATGCCGTGAATAACCAAAAGCACCAAATATGAACAAAAAATCATAAACCATCATGTCAAAATAGACATTTCATAATCGAAGAGAAAATAAGTTTAACGCAGATTTACTTGTTCCTTAAGGATGGAAGCCAGCTTTAAATTTTGAGTCAGAAGTTGTAGTTTGATCCTTTTAGTAGTAATAGAATCACGTAACTCTGAAGTAGTTGTCCATgcatcatatatatttttctgtAAAAATCAAATGAAAGCATTAGGAAATAAAGCACAATATATGCAGATTTGACTCTCCATAACAATTTGGAAGGTTGGTATGGATTAATAAGAAGCCATGCCAATCCAGATGTAACTTCTCTTGCCTAGTCCATGAAACACCATTCCTTTACAGATTATATTAGTCATTGGATATATTTCTCTCTCACATTCTGGATTCTTTATATATGTTAAACAACCAGaatcacaaataaaattaatcaacttatttACAACTGTTCTCTCCCtatatatattaaattggtttgaagtAATAGACTTCCTTGGTCTAGGGAGTGCAGCTTGACTAACAATACTCAATTATATATTCATATGTGAAGTAGTGAAACAACGCATATGGATATGTGAGCAACAATCATATATTGCATGAACTCTTTTTGAAGATAATGCGAGTTGATGCACACGGGTCGTGAAAAGTATGATACCAAAGATGGGGTTATGTCAGGATCTCTCAGCAGAATTATGATGGAAGAAAAAAAGTGAACCATAGGCCTCTGAACCTTGCATCACTTGCAGGGCACCCTTGATACCGTGCATGTAATATGTGCCTTGCGAGAATCCTTATTACATAGGGATATTGTAATACCCTGGAAATCTAATTAGTATCTATTGCTTATGGGACTAGGCTTTGCATACTGAGTTAGAAACTTTATAATTCCGTCCCAGGTGGTTTGAACTTGGTCATGACAATTATTCTGTCAGAGAAATCACTATGCTATGCAGGTGATTATCGAACCTATTGTGCATCAAGGTGAATATATTGTTCAGCCAGGATAAGAACTAATGTCAAGACAACAACTTGGTGGTCCTCTGAATGCAAATATCTCCAAAGAGGTTCTTGTATCCAATTTGTGTTGTATGTCGCTCAATGAGGATGATCTGTTCATAAGTTGGGCAAATTGTAATGCTCCAATCAATCTTGTTCATCCTGTAATGGGGCTAGGTTTGGCATAGTACATGAGTTACATTGCTTCACACTGCTTATTAGAAAATACACCCTTTTTTTGAAGTTAGACCGCATTGGTGGATTCTATATATTTAAGTCACACTTTTAGATTTGCCCTAGAAATGAAGGGACCATCATAACCACTTAGCTCCTGACCAGGGTCTGTTTTGTCCTGGAGATGTTTGCTACTTTCTGTAACTTTTGCATTTCAACTTTCCTGACAAGGGATTATTGCAGCATGCCATAACACACCTGAGACATCTTCCTAAGATTGTGCAATTTCCAGCTTACTATTCTTGTACCCTCACATCTTATGACACAAAACAATAGTCCATCTTTAGCATCTCCAGGTTGCTGCCCAGCCCATAAATACAAAGATATTAGATAGTGACCTCTAACAATTTATCTTAACCTTCTTTCAGAAAGAAAGTTCATACCATTTAATCATGGTTTCCATCGACTTTGGATGGCTTATAAAGTGGCACTGATAAAGAATTGTATTTTGAAATTGGATAAGAATGAAAGAGACCATGAGTCACCATGAGTTACTAAAAAGAATGGGTTGGTCATCTAGCAAAACTTCTGGTAGCTTGGCCTTCTAGTGGCTAATAGGAACTGTTAGAATTATTAGAATTACAATTGGATTTGTGATTGTATGTTAATAAGTTTAAATCCACATTGGATATTTAATTAGAGATATATGGTTAAGTTGACCGCCTAGTGGCTGACAATAATTGATGGGGAGTGTTAGaattattaaaattagaattggATTTATATTTATATGTGGGATAGGTTTAGATCCATATTGGGTATTTAATTatatgatattttgattgattgaGTTATATATATAGGCAACACAATACTATAATATTTTTATCAGTTCTGTAACGTCACAAACAGGGCACATAAAAAGCAGGGATAAGTTTTTTTTTGTGATAATCCAGATGTCCAGCCTACTAATTCTAGAGGTAGACGACCTTCCCTCCTGATTCAACTACCGGATAAATCCAGAGCATGGCTTATGCACAGTTAGAGACTGACCTCCATAATATTCGTCTCTATTGAAATTCGAACTCCAATTCTCTTATTTATTCCCTTGTTCCCCTAAGTGTTTTACCACTATACAATCAGTGGGGGCAGGGATAAGCTTTCTTATCATCATGTAAGGTTGCAAATAATGGATATGACTAGTAAAATCTGGTTTTTTGTTCATGAATTTCAAAGGAAATTTATATTCTTTCTGGAAATCGTTTAACTGGAACAGAGACCAACAATAATGTCGTGGAATAGAGGAAATATTTTGAAGAGAAAGTAAATTACTTGCCAAAAATTCTTAACGAGTAATGGCATCTATGTCAGGTTCCCCAAGTTAGGTTACACAAATAGAAACTTCATGAAAAACTATCAAACATATACAGAAAACTAATCTTCAGAATATTCATTACCTCTATAGTTAGTTTCTGAAGTAGCAGGACTGCATTGGCCCTGGCATTTACACATCGCCACTGTAAATGTCGGTTATCAAGCAACCTCAACAAGTGAGCCTCCTCAATCCGATTCTCCCCTTTCTTTGCCCTGCGCACTTCAGTGGCAAAGCTTATAATGGAAGGTGCATTGCCCACACGAGTAATTGGTGAGGTACACATTGCTACATTAGTCCTTGCTCGTAGAGGACTAGACATACCCCTTGATGCCGCAAGCTTACTAGGTGAAGAAGGTCTCGTGGGGCCCCGAAGTGGTGAAGAAATTGAACTTGGAGAAGACAAGGGGCTATCAGATAATTTCTTCATCCCACCCCACCTCGGTGCCCCAGGCCTTGAATCTGGCGAAGGCAATGGGGAACAAGGTTCTGGATACTGACTCAGCCGGCTGTTCGTCTCTTGCCTATACCTCGCCGGTACACTAATCCCACGAGGAGTCACCTTTGCCCTCGAGAGAACACTGAACTCTGGCGTACCAGAATTACTGCCAGAAGACACACTGTCGGTATCGGATGAAGCTGAGAGATCACCCCCATCAAAAGAAGCCCTCCTCGAACTATCAAACAACATCGACTGGTGGAGCAACCTGACGGTGGCCAAGATCGGTTCTTTCTTCTCAGAGGAACAGCTCAAACTCCTCATCATCGGATTCGATGGCTGGGCTCGGGAAGCAGGCCACCGGTGGTGGTTCTCAAAGGGCCTTGTGTTCTCCAAATGCTCACCAGTCCTCGCTGCAGCAGAGCCGATGGCAGCGGGTCGCCGCCGCTCTGGA
This window contains:
- the LOC122034882 gene encoding QWRF motif-containing protein 2-like isoform X2 — encoded protein: MVAAAAASRNPTNPRKIGSPSPAREDLQNPYRLPLIPSEKDNAGGAVRRPRTTEISSRYLSSFSSPSASSNSSSYSATTTFSSSISRRFPSPFPSTRPSTPPALRQSGSQKRSCSADRARPSTPAGRSVPTEAEPSAAAASTLCTTTRSLSVSFQGESFFYQTSRAKAVSPSTPTPERRRPAAIGSAAARTGEHLENTRPFENHHRWPASRAQPSNPMMRSLSCSSEKKEPILATVRLLHQSMLFDSSRRASFDGGDLSASSDTDSVSSGSNSGTPEFSVLSRAKVTPRGISVPARYRQETNSRLSQYPEPCSPLPSPDSRPGAPRWGGMKKLSDSPLSSPSSISSPLRGPTRPSSPSKLAASRGMSSPLRARTNVAMCTSPITRVGNAPSIISFATEVRRAKKGENRIEEAHLLRLLDNRHLQWRCVNARANAVLLLQKLTIEKNIYDAWTTTSELRDSITTKRIKLQLLTQNLKLASILKEQLAINVAHYGGSQQELFCSLFIIGKQVSCPIWKNGHSSTESIQAYCQEQLKH
- the LOC122034882 gene encoding QWRF motif-containing protein 2-like isoform X1; this translates as MVAAAAASRNPTNPRKIGSPSPAREDLQNPYRLPLIPSEKDNAGGAVRRPRTTEISSRYLSSFSSPSASSNSSSYSATTTFSSSISRRFPSPFPSTRPSTPPALRQSGSQKRSCSADRARPSTPAGRSVPTEAEPSAAAASTLCTTTRSLSVSFQGESFFYQTSRAKAVSPSTPTPERRRPAAIGSAAARTGEHLENTRPFENHHRWPASRAQPSNPMMRSLSCSSEKKEPILATVRLLHQSMLFDSSRRASFDGGDLSASSDTDSVSSGSNSGTPEFSVLSRAKVTPRGISVPARYRQETNSRLSQYPEPCSPLPSPDSRPGAPRWGGMKKLSDSPLSSPSSISSPLRGPTRPSSPSKLAASRGMSSPLRARTNVAMCTSPITRVGNAPSIISFATEVRRAKKGENRIEEAHLLRLLDNRHLQWRCVNARANAVLLLQKLTIEKNIYDAWTTTSELRDSITTKRIKLQLLTQNLKLASILKEQLSYLEEWSLIDREHSSLLSGAIEALKASTLRLPIVSGAKADILELKDAVGSAVDMMQAMGSSICSLLSKVEGTVILVSDITKLAAQERALLDRSRDFLSTAAALHVKQCSLQGHLVQLKRKAKQM